GCCTACGAGAGCACCCTCTCAAGGGAGGCGGACTACTCGCTCATAGTCCCAGCCCACGAGGAGAGTGTTGTGATGACCCACTCTTTCACCGCCTTCTACTTCGCCTACCTCCAGCTCCTCCTCGAGTCCTTTGGAAGGGAGACGTTTGACGCTGAAAAAACCGCAGGACTAACGAAGGAGATGATCAGGAACGAGAGTTACATCCGAGAGATCGTCGAGAACTTTGACTTCAGGAACGTTATCTTCCTCGGCTCGGGAATCCTCTACCCGATAGCACTCGAGGCCATGCTCAAAATGAAGGAGATGGCCATTTTCTGGAGCGAGGCCTATCCGACCTTCGAGGTCAGGCATGGCTTCAAGTCCATTGCCGATGAGGGAACGCTCGTTGTTCTGCTGGCGGATAAGCCCTTCGACTGGCATGATAAGCTAACCGAAGAGTTCCGCGGACAGGGTGCGAGGGTTCTGACGGTCGGGAGGAGGAACACCGGTGCCGACTACTTCATCGAGACTCCAGAAGTGGACGAACTCCTCACTCCCGTTCTCCACCTGCCTGTGATACAGCTCCTGGCATATTACAAGGCCGTATCCCTCGGTCTGAACCCGGACAGGCCGAGGTTCCTGAGCAAGGTTGTGAAGTGGTGATTGAGATGATAACCCACGACGGGAAGGTGTACATCATCGACGGCAAGAGAACGATCATCTACGGCGGAACCCTCCAGTTCTTCCGCGTGCCCAAAAGGTACTGGCGCGACAGGCTTGAGAGGATGAGGGATCACGGCCTCAACACCGTTGACACCTACGTTGCCTGGAACTGGCACGAGCCAGAGGAGGGCTTCTTCGACTTCACGGGTGAGAGCGTGCCGGAGAGGGATCTCGTGGGCTTCCTTGAGCTGGCCCAGGACGTTGGGCTGAACGTCATAATCAGACCTGGACCATACATCTGCGGCGAGTGGAAGAACGGCGGAATTCCCGAGTGGCTGATAAACGAACACCCGGAGATACTCGCGGAGGGCCCCAACGGACCGCTCCCGAGGGACATCTACTATCCACCGATAACCTACCTCCATCCCGTTTACCTGAAGGCAGTCGAGAGATGGTACGAGGCGGTTCTTCCCGTTATAAGGGATTACCTCCACACCAACGGCGGCCCGATAATCAGCGTTTCCATTGACGACGAGCCCTCCTACTGGGAGACGATATTCCAGCCGTTCTTAACGGACTACAGTGAAGTTATAACCCGACCCGGCGGACTCTGGGAAGAGTGGTTGAGAGAGAACTTTTCGCTGGAAGAGCTGAGCGAGCGCTACGGAACGAGAATCGATGATTACTCCGAGGTTCACGCCCCGACCAGCGAGAACGAGCCTCTCCCAAAGATCCTTGACTGGCACCACTTCAAGCTCTGGATGACCAACGAGTACGTTCGCTTTCTCTATGAGCGGATGAAAAAGCATATCGACGTTCCAATAAGTATTCTCGACCCATACCTCCTCCAGCTCGCCTGGAGGCACTTCTACCGCTACGTTAGGGAGAAAAACCTCGACATCCACCTCTGGACCGAGTTCTGGTACTCCTTCTACCGCTCCTTCGACTTCAAGGAGGACAGGCTTGGGCATGTCTACCATAAAATAGGAATATACCGCTTCTACCAGCGGAGGCTTGGCACGCCGCCCCTGAGCATCGAGACCCAGGCCTCGCTGGCCCACACGATAGAGCCGGACGAGGCAGAGCTCCTCTACTCTCTCCTCCCAGCATTGGGAATCCACAACGTCAACTACTACCTCTATGCCGGCGGCGAGAACCCGAAGGGTTACGAGTCGCACAATGGAGTAACCTGGGACGTTTACTCCCCAATAGGGGTTGACGGGAGCGAGAGACCGCACGTTGAGCCAATCCACTGGCTGGGTGAGTTTCTAGGAGGGAATCCAGGCTTCGTCGATTCCGCCGTCGGATTCCAGGTTGCCTTCGGCGCCTACGAGCCATATGAGCTCGTATCCCTCGCTGGACTGAAGAAAGGCCTCACTGAGAGCATCAACCTGAACGAGTACCTCTACGGCGAGAGGGGGCTTTTAACGCTCCTCGCGATGAGCAACGTTCCATTCGACGTCCTTGACCTTGAGGAGGCGAGCGTTGAGGAACTTCTAAGGCACGAACAGCTCTGGGTTTACAGCCTCGACTTCATGTCCAGGGAAGTTCAGGACAAGCTTGTGGAGTTCGTTTCAAGGGGAGGAAACCTCGTGATCCTCCCGATGCTTCCTTACCTCGACGAGAACCTCAAGCCGTATTCTTCCTTAGCGGACTTTCTCGGCGTTGAGGTCGAGAGAGAACCGGCCAGGGACAATCCAAGGCTTATCCAGTTCACGAGCGTCGGAAGCGATGGCATAGACAGAATGCTCGTCAGGAACACGGTTAGGGAAGTGAAAGGTGGAGAGTCCTTCGTCTTCCACTACGGAAAACCCGCCGGAACGATAGTCAGGAAGGGCAAGGGAAGCGCCGTAATCCTCGGGTTCAGACTCCAGTACTACACCAGCTACCACGATCTTCACAGAAAGTTCGTGGACAAGCTGCTCGACATGCAGGGGGTCGAGCGGGACTTTGAGGTAACGGACAGGGATATGATAGCGATCCCGCGCGGAAACTACCTCGTTCTCCTGAATCCAAGAGGCCACAGGGTCTTCGGAAAGGTCAGATACCGCGGCATTGAGATTCCGAAGCTGATGGAGGGCATTGAGATGAGAAAACGAGGCGCCCTCTTCCTGCCCTTTGGAATCAAAGCCGGAAAAGTCGAGGTCGTTTACTCCACCGCGACACTCATAGGAGCCGATTCCGGAATCCTGCGCTTCAGGAACCACTTAAGTGGAAGGAGCGAGGTGGCCCTGAAGGGCGTTTCGGAGGTCAGGCCGATAAACGCTGAAATCATTGATGAGAGCTTTGAGAGCGGAGTCCTCACCTTAGTGCTGGAACATGAGGAGGAGTTTGAGATAGCCTTCTGACATCACTGCCTCCTTGGCTTTGGGCCTTTCTTTTTTATTGGAGCTTTCTGAGAGCATCAATGACTTCCTCAAACTGCGCGTCGGTCTTTATCGCCATCGGGGAGAAGTGAGTTCTAGTGGCAGTATAACCCTTTCCGCGCAGGATTTCTATCATATCCGCCAGCTTCCTTGCCTGCAGGCTGTGCCTTCTGGCTAAAGCGTGGGTGTCGTAGAGGAACGGGACGTCAAGTTCCTCCTTCAGGAGTTCAATGAAGGGAAGGGTCTTCTTGTGGGCGAGGGGGTGCACTCTTGCCTCTTCAAGTAGCCCTTCAACGAACTTCTGTTCCTTCAACGGGCCGAGCCAGAGTGGGCCGTACGCATTCGGCTTGTCGGGCAGGAAACCCTGGCCGTACTCAAACCTTCCGCTTCCGTCCTGCCACAGGTAGCCGAGTCTGTGAAGGCTCTCGTCCGCCTTCCTCGCACCGCTCTTCAGCCGGAGGAATGCCCTGAAGTAGTGGTCGCGGTAGTAAGCCAGAAGAACGTCAACCCCCAGCTCGTACTTGGCGGTGTACCTCACGACGGTCCCGATGAGGATTCTCAACCCTGCCTCGTGGCACAGCTCGCCCCTTATCGGATTCGCCAGATATTTTCGGAGGCACGCATGCCTGTACGCTCCGCAGAGAACGCCGGTGTCCGTTGCGGTAACGGCAAGAACTCCCCTTCTCCGGACGCTCCTGAGGGCCGTGTCAAGGAACTCCACGGGTGAGCCAAAGGGATCAAGGTCGAGAAAGTCGAAGTATCTGAACTTCTCGCTCATAAGCCTGTTTGCATCGTCGAGGTTGACGACCAGCTTCTTCTCCCCTTCAAAGACAACCCTCTTCTCGCTTAGGGGCTTTCCTTCCACACCGAGGTTTAGCTCGGCGTTTTTGAGGATGAGCCTGAAAGCTTCCGGATTTATATCGTTGAGCCAGACCTCCTCGGAGGGGGTTTCAAGGGCGTAGCGGAGGCCCCGTATTCCCGTTGCAGAAAGGGCATCGAGAACCGTTTTGGGTTCAATCAGTTTAACCGCGAGAACGCTGATATCCCGGTTTAGGGCCATCACGGGGTTGTAGAAAACCGGGGCATCATATATGCGCTCCGCCTTCGGAACGAGTATCCTCGCGAGTCCCTCGCTGACCTCAACGAACTCCATTCTCCCACCGGGGAAAGAAAAGGTGGGGGCGTTTAAAGTGTTTCGCCATCAGAGAATCTCAACGTAGTCGCCGAGGGCCTGCCCCGGAAGGCCGGGGTTGAAGTAGGCCTTGACCTCTCCGCGGTTGCCGTGGGGCTTGAGAATCTTTCCAACCATCTTCCTGCCCGTTGGAGTCCTCCAGACGACCTTCCTGCCTATCAGCCTTGAGGCCTCGTTCCTGTCGTCTATTCCGAGGGGCTTCAGAATCATGTGGTGGTTGTCCTGGTGCTCGTGAGTCCCGGCGTAGGCAAGGACGAGCGCCTTTCCCCTGGCCATCGTCCCCACCTCCACCGAGTCCTGCCGGTTTGAGGTTGACGCTGCCGGTTTTTAAGCTTTGTTCTCGAACTCCCTCAGGGTCTCGTCTATCTCGAGAACCTCCCGCAAGGACTTTATCTTCAGGAAATTCTGCCTCTCAAAGAGGAGGGCGACGTCGCTCTTGTGGGGAGAAGCCCTCTGGACGAGGAGGGTGTTCTCGTCGAGGATATAGGTGAACCTGCTCGGGCTGTCGTCCACCCAGACGAATGGCTCATCGGGATAGAGTTCGCGGAGCGTTTCGAACTTCTTCAGCATGTCCTTGGTGCCCCTGAAGGTTATAACCTCATCGAACTCGTCGTACCAGTTGGTTTTCTTCATGAAGATGACCTTTCCGCCCGGATAGGTGTGCTCGCCGGAGAAGCTGATGACGTACCTGCCCCTCTTCCTCAGCGTCCTGATGACCTGCCTCGCGAAGGGGAAATCCCTGATGTACCTCGGCATGAGCTTGTAGTACTCGTGTATCGTACCCTGGGCAACCAGCTCGTGAATGACGCCGAGGTACTGGTAGGTCAGCTTGCCCTTAATGAAGAGGAAGAGGGCCTTGTAGTAGTCGTCGTAGAGGTCGCTCTCTATAACCGCGGGGATGGTCTTTTCGATGGCTATCCTCAGGGCCTTTTCAACCGCCCCCGTGCTGTCAACGAGCGTGCCGTCGAAGTCAAAGAGGTAGACCGTCATATATTTATGTATCACCGGCGGGGTTATAACCTTTCCGAACCCCGAAAGGGTTTTATTGTTGCGCCGCTAGATGCATTCGGTGATGTGCATGAGGATCGAAAAGCTCAGGGAGTTCATAGCCGAGAAGGAACTCGACGGTGCTCTAATCACTGGAAAGGAGAACCTCTTCTACTTCACCGGAAGCTCACCGGTTCTCGGCGGCTATCTGGTCGTTACTCCGGACGATGCCGTCTTCCTCGTCCCGGAGCTTGAATATGAAGAAGCCAGGGAGACTTCCAAGGTTCCCGTCGAGAAGTTCAAGACCGGAAAGGATCTCTACGAGAGGCTTTCCTCCTTCAAGCTGGGGAAGCTCGGCATCGAGGGCAGGACGAGCTTCTCAACGATCCAGACGTTGAAGGAAAAGGCGGGCGTGAATGACTTCGCAACCGTCGACGACGTGATCAAAGATCTCAGGATCATCAAAACGAAGGAGGAGCTTGAGGTCATCGAGGCCGCGTGCAGGATAGCGGACATGGCTATGATGGCCGCTCTGGAGGAGATAAGCGAGGGCAGGCGCGAGAGGGAAATTGCAGCAAAGATGGAGTACGTCATGAAAATGAACGGTGCCGAAAAGCCGGCTTTCGACACGATTATAGCGAGCGGGTGGCGCTCGGCTCTTCCGCACGGTATAGCAAGCGACAAGAGGATAGAGAAAGGTGACCTAGTTGTTATCGACGAGGGTGCGCTCTACCGGCACTATCACTCCGACATGACCAGGACAATAGTGGTGGGTTCTCCCAACGAGAAGCAGAGGGAGATATACGAGATCGTCCTTGAGGCTCAGAAGAAGGGTGTTGAGGCGGCCAGACCCGGAATGACCGCGAAGGAGCTTGACACGATAGTCAGGGACGTAATAGCGGAGTATGGCTACGGGGACTACTTCATCCACTCAACGGGTCACGGAGTTGGCCTTCAGATACACGAGTGGCCGCGCGTGAGCCAGCAGGACGAGACGGTGCTCAAGCCGGGTATGGTTATAACCGTCGAGCCAGGCATCTACATCCCCAAGTTCGGTGGGGTTAGAATAGAGGACACCATCGTCATCACCGAGAACGGGGCGAAGAGGCTCACCAAGACGGAGAGGGAGCTGATTTGAGGTCTCCTTTTAGCAACTTTTTAAACTCCAAGACAAACTCTTCTTGGAGGTGAGAGGGTGCAGATAATCCACCAGGACGTCAAGGAGGGCGAGATTAAGGTCAAGGCAGAAACGCTGGACGACCTCTGGCACCTCTACCACATAATCGATCCGGGGGATACCGTCTACGCCAAGACTCTCCGCAAGCAGAGCCAGAGGAGCGATTCCCTCAGGGCGGAGAAGGTCGAGGTGATTCCGGTTTTCCTCGGGGTTAGGGCGGAGAAGATAAACTTCCACAAGTTCGCCAACCAGGTTCGCGTTACCGGACCGATAGTCTACGCGAGCAGGGACGACGTCCCCCTCGGAAAGTACCACACGATAGCGATAGAGGAAGGCACGGTCGTGACTATTCAGAAGCCGAGGTGGAAGGAGCACCATCTCGAGCGCCTTAAGGAAGCCGTTGAGGCCTCAAAGAGAGCGCGCGTTATGATAGTCGTCATCGACGATGGGGAAGCTGACATGGCGCTCGTCCGCGAGTACGGGGTGGAGATACTCAACAGCATCCGCCACAACCTCGGGGGAAAGCAGTACAGGACGGACAGGGAGAGTGAGGAGAAGAAGTTCTTCCACGACGTGGCAAAGACCATGGAAGAGATAATGAGGCGCGAGAAGGTAGAGAAAGCAATCGTAGCAGGTCCGGGCTTTGTCAAGGAAGACTTCTACAAGTTCCTTCAGGAAAACTACCCAGAGCTGGCGAAGAAGGTTGTCATTGAAGACACGAGCGTTACGGGGAGAACGGGCATATACGAGGTTATCAAGCGTGGGACCGTTGATAAGGTCTACCACGAAAACCGCGTGGCGAAGGAGATTCAGCTGGTTGAGAAAGTCCTTGAAAACATCGCAAGGAACAACGGGTTGGCCGCCTACGGTCTCAAAGAGGTGGAGGAAGCGGTCAACTACGGCGCAGTCGAGACCCTTCTGGTTCTCGACGAACTCCTCAAGGGCGAGCACAGGGAGAAGATAGAGGAGCTGATGGATGCGGTGAGGTATTCGAGGGGTGAGGTGGTCGTCGTCAGCTCGGAGCACGAAGGGGGAGAAAAGCTGAAGGCCCTCGGTGGACTGGCGGCCCTGCTGAGGTTCAGGGTGAGGTGATGTCTCATTCCTTCCGTTCTCCGTAGAGCCTCACGTACGGATCAGTTTCAAACCCCGGGAACTCCCTTTCTTCCCCGTTCTCAACCAGAATCCTCTCTTTCTCCCCAGTGAACTCGCCCAGCTCGAAGGC
This window of the Thermococcus siculi genome carries:
- a CDS encoding mRNA surveillance protein pelota, with translation MQIIHQDVKEGEIKVKAETLDDLWHLYHIIDPGDTVYAKTLRKQSQRSDSLRAEKVEVIPVFLGVRAEKINFHKFANQVRVTGPIVYASRDDVPLGKYHTIAIEEGTVVTIQKPRWKEHHLERLKEAVEASKRARVMIVVIDDGEADMALVREYGVEILNSIRHNLGGKQYRTDRESEEKKFFHDVAKTMEEIMRREKVEKAIVAGPGFVKEDFYKFLQENYPELAKKVVIEDTSVTGRTGIYEVIKRGTVDKVYHENRVAKEIQLVEKVLENIARNNGLAAYGLKEVEEAVNYGAVETLLVLDELLKGEHREKIEELMDAVRYSRGEVVVVSSEHEGGEKLKALGGLAALLRFRVR
- a CDS encoding haloacid dehalogenase gives rise to the protein MTVYLFDFDGTLVDSTGAVEKALRIAIEKTIPAVIESDLYDDYYKALFLFIKGKLTYQYLGVIHELVAQGTIHEYYKLMPRYIRDFPFARQVIRTLRKRGRYVISFSGEHTYPGGKVIFMKKTNWYDEFDEVITFRGTKDMLKKFETLRELYPDEPFVWVDDSPSRFTYILDENTLLVQRASPHKSDVALLFERQNFLKIKSLREVLEIDETLREFENKA
- a CDS encoding 50S ribosomal protein L35ae, translating into MARGKALVLAYAGTHEHQDNHHMILKPLGIDDRNEASRLIGRKVVWRTPTGRKMVGKILKPHGNRGEVKAYFNPGLPGQALGDYVEIL
- the pepQ gene encoding Xaa-Pro dipeptidase PepQ; amino-acid sequence: MRIEKLREFIAEKELDGALITGKENLFYFTGSSPVLGGYLVVTPDDAVFLVPELEYEEARETSKVPVEKFKTGKDLYERLSSFKLGKLGIEGRTSFSTIQTLKEKAGVNDFATVDDVIKDLRIIKTKEELEVIEAACRIADMAMMAALEEISEGRREREIAAKMEYVMKMNGAEKPAFDTIIASGWRSALPHGIASDKRIEKGDLVVIDEGALYRHYHSDMTRTIVVGSPNEKQREIYEIVLEAQKKGVEAARPGMTAKELDTIVRDVIAEYGYGDYFIHSTGHGVGLQIHEWPRVSQQDETVLKPGMVITVEPGIYIPKFGGVRIEDTIVITENGAKRLTKTERELI
- a CDS encoding tRNA (guanine(10)-N(2))-dimethyltransferase gives rise to the protein MEFVEVSEGLARILVPKAERIYDAPVFYNPVMALNRDISVLAVKLIEPKTVLDALSATGIRGLRYALETPSEEVWLNDINPEAFRLILKNAELNLGVEGKPLSEKRVVFEGEKKLVVNLDDANRLMSEKFRYFDFLDLDPFGSPVEFLDTALRSVRRRGVLAVTATDTGVLCGAYRHACLRKYLANPIRGELCHEAGLRILIGTVVRYTAKYELGVDVLLAYYRDHYFRAFLRLKSGARKADESLHRLGYLWQDGSGRFEYGQGFLPDKPNAYGPLWLGPLKEQKFVEGLLEEARVHPLAHKKTLPFIELLKEELDVPFLYDTHALARRHSLQARKLADMIEILRGKGYTATRTHFSPMAIKTDAQFEEVIDALRKLQ
- the glmD gene encoding glucosamine-6-phosphate deaminase — protein: MHATLREIRKTPEGVKIAQRAFEDFIAHHDFRLPREVVYTGCGSSHFLSQPLAMATTRLGGRGVSLPCSELLYSREFYPIGNPELLVAISRSGETTEAVNALKSAGVPKFALTAYESTLSREADYSLIVPAHEESVVMTHSFTAFYFAYLQLLLESFGRETFDAEKTAGLTKEMIRNESYIREIVENFDFRNVIFLGSGILYPIALEAMLKMKEMAIFWSEAYPTFEVRHGFKSIADEGTLVVLLADKPFDWHDKLTEEFRGQGARVLTVGRRNTGADYFIETPEVDELLTPVLHLPVIQLLAYYKAVSLGLNPDRPRFLSKVVKW
- the glmA gene encoding exo-beta-D-glucosaminidase, which encodes MITHDGKVYIIDGKRTIIYGGTLQFFRVPKRYWRDRLERMRDHGLNTVDTYVAWNWHEPEEGFFDFTGESVPERDLVGFLELAQDVGLNVIIRPGPYICGEWKNGGIPEWLINEHPEILAEGPNGPLPRDIYYPPITYLHPVYLKAVERWYEAVLPVIRDYLHTNGGPIISVSIDDEPSYWETIFQPFLTDYSEVITRPGGLWEEWLRENFSLEELSERYGTRIDDYSEVHAPTSENEPLPKILDWHHFKLWMTNEYVRFLYERMKKHIDVPISILDPYLLQLAWRHFYRYVREKNLDIHLWTEFWYSFYRSFDFKEDRLGHVYHKIGIYRFYQRRLGTPPLSIETQASLAHTIEPDEAELLYSLLPALGIHNVNYYLYAGGENPKGYESHNGVTWDVYSPIGVDGSERPHVEPIHWLGEFLGGNPGFVDSAVGFQVAFGAYEPYELVSLAGLKKGLTESINLNEYLYGERGLLTLLAMSNVPFDVLDLEEASVEELLRHEQLWVYSLDFMSREVQDKLVEFVSRGGNLVILPMLPYLDENLKPYSSLADFLGVEVEREPARDNPRLIQFTSVGSDGIDRMLVRNTVREVKGGESFVFHYGKPAGTIVRKGKGSAVILGFRLQYYTSYHDLHRKFVDKLLDMQGVERDFEVTDRDMIAIPRGNYLVLLNPRGHRVFGKVRYRGIEIPKLMEGIEMRKRGALFLPFGIKAGKVEVVYSTATLIGADSGILRFRNHLSGRSEVALKGVSEVRPINAEIIDESFESGVLTLVLEHEEEFEIAF